A window from Camelus dromedarius isolate mCamDro1 chromosome 9, mCamDro1.pat, whole genome shotgun sequence encodes these proteins:
- the LOC135322104 gene encoding ankyrin repeat domain-containing protein 7-like, translating to MKKVIKFTSWVGLRNLERPEPSYITDKRELPKLHRAACSGYDETLRKLLSRKKNAVDSRDKNGRTPLHLACISGCPGVVALLIQFNCDLNARDKERTTALIRAVQSLNRGCAGILLEHGANPNLEDGGQNTALHYAILEESVSIATQLLRHHANIEAINKSNLTPFLLAVKENKKEMVRFLIENGANVHAVDNVQRSALILAVFHDSPDIVKLLLQEGVSPYSQDSRGWSAEQYAYSNGFEQ from the exons ATGAAGAAAGTGATTAAGTTCACGAGCTGGGTGGGCCTCAGGAATCTTGAGAGACCTGAGCCTTCGTACATCACCGATAAGCGTGAGCTACCAAAGCTCCACAGAGCTGCATGTTCAGGCTATGATGAAACATTGCGGAAGTTGCTGTCACGTAAGAAAAATGCCGTAGACAGCAGAGACAAGAATGGCAG GACTCCGCTACACTTGGCCTGCATCAGCGGCTGTCCAGGAGTGGTGGCTCTCCTTATCCAGTTCAACTGTGATCTGAATGCTCGTGACAAGGAAAGGACGACAGCTCTCATCAGG GCTGTACAATCCCTGAACAGGGGATGTGCCGGTATCCTGCTGGAACACGGTGCTAACCCAAATCTTGAGGACGGCGGTCAAAACACTGCTCTCCATTATGCCATCTTGGAAGAGAGTGTGTCAATTGCAACACAGCTGCTCCGCCATCATGCAAATATCGAGGCGATAAACAAG AGTAATTTGACACCATTTTTACTCGCTGTCAaggagaacaaaaaggaaatggtcAGATTTTTGATAGAGAACGGGGCAAATGTACATGCAGTCGACAACGTGCAAAG atcagCACTCATCCTTGCTGTATTTCATGACTCCCCGGACATAGTCAAGTTACTTCTTCAGGAAGGTGTTAGTCCCTATTCTCAAGATTCACGCGGATGGTCTGCTGAACAATATGCTTATTCTAATGGGTTTGAACAGTAA
- the LOC135322087 gene encoding ankyrin repeat domain-containing protein 26-like — protein sequence MIDLCSRDACADPVSVVFMVIDTRCIYCDDRRIIISLFAAENVPSSHTGAENTQEKLQLSSKDNEEDMVAELGASNGSCTDSLKSVEKKTLRVKFPLRIEDLSVSSVSSIYCIDDSWHSADDDADLAPKKVWHPRFTKPIQAWQDPTINTEAKDGVLKPGTSASFEDNNSDHKNEDVVTTFPEPSTEVPGFSHPAFPAPEPLPSSAVFGVTEEEAAKPKTGGKENGTRTINSVLKEQADHNKLVSIDGAHKNDKGGATSALGLEEKEAVEPSWDSEVDLQRTFQEK from the exons ATGATTGACCTCTGCTCCCGGGACGCCTGTGCTGATCCAGTTTCCGTGGTCTTCATGGTGATCGACAC GAGATGTATTTACTGTGATGACCGCAgaataatcatttctctttttgcagctGAGAATGTACCTTCTTCGCATACTGGGGCAGAAAATACCCAAGAAAAGTTGCAGTTGTCCAGCAAGGACAACGAAGAAGACATGGTTGCCGAGCTGGGAGCCAGCAATGGCAGCTGCACGGATTCACTGAAGAGTGTTGAGAAGA aGACTTTAAGGGTTAAGTTTCCATTGAGGATTGAAGATCTCTCTGTAAGCAG TGTTTCATCCATATATTGTATTGATGATTCATGGCATTCAGCAGATGATGACGCAGATCTTGCTCCGAAG aaagTCTGGCATCCAAGGTTCACAAAGCCGATTCAGGCCTGGCAAGATCCCACGATAAACA CAGAGGCAAAAGATGGTGTTTTGAAACCAGGAACTAGCGCCTCCTTTGAGGACAATAATTCTGAtcataaaaatgaagatgtggTTACAACCTTTCCCGAACCATCAACCGAAGTTCCAGGCTTTTCTcatcctgccttcccagcaccggAACCTCTCCCATCTTCAGCAGTCTTTGGTGTTACAGAG gaagaaGCAGCAAAGccaaaaactgggggaaaagagaaCGGCACTCGGACTATTAACAGTGTCCTAAAGGAGCAAGCAGATCATAACAAATTGGTTTCTATTGATGGAGcacataaaaatgacaaaggtg GCGCAACATCAGCATTAggattagaagaaaaggaagctgtAGAACCATCCTGGGACTCTGAG GTAGATCTGCAACGAACATTTCAGGAGAAGTAA